One genomic region from Drosophila subpulchrella strain 33 F10 #4 breed RU33 chromosome 2R, RU_Dsub_v1.1 Primary Assembly, whole genome shotgun sequence encodes:
- the LOC119549446 gene encoding serine/arginine repetitive matrix protein 2: protein MNEINITTPSNEFLTEHFDTNMETDRFTFEEPLLVEPAVMFSTVETPKVSEEPRVLRRSQRIKDQMERKRIQSMISDVEKDPEPRKSKSKRSTRRVSSTNGKCKCIKLASKYFECASINGRLYRLKDLTDAIKTGIALENLQQKSPKKSMGISRSRRPGQSKKKTKSPSVVDPEEIDENTTEMKDLTNAIETGTPLQRSHQKSPKKNLGTARSRRPGQTKKDTKNSIVVEPVEANENITELALETARSRRPRQPKKDTNNSMDVDPVESAENTTEMDEKYPNSTRKRYGLKDKSKDREYKPPSSYRAGKSNPDPTDMNDKPEPRRSERITNQKERLLMMSKKPDLENIENRRPQSSRSKKQESKLNSISGDMEVGIAIKNKQQKQQRKNQRQKLGTAGPNRLGKSKNSKRFQSVDPQNVVPPLRVAPVVDWEKIGVPKVVQEPQIVLRRSARIQEAKRRRELLEKNLKKDEEKPKPRKVPKPRKKLPKILGHQTCCKCKTKMTPKSFSTTYFECADINGRLYRLADLSEDMNVGMAFQRQQKKSQLQKSRRVLGTKEPLPKDLKRLNRKHK from the coding sequence ATGAACGAAATAAACATCACAACACCAAGCAATGAGTTTTTAACAGAACATTTTGATACAAATATGGAAACGGATAGATTCACTTTTGAAGAACCTTTATTGGTGGAGCCCGCCGTAATGTTCTCCACTGTAGAAACCCCGAAAGTAAGTGAAGAACCTCGAGTGCTTCGTAGAAGCCAACGGATTAAAGACCAAATGGAAAGAAAGAGGATACAATCCATGATAAGTGATGTGGAGAAGGACCCAGAGCCACGTAAATCTAAATCCAAGAGATCCACAAGACGTGTATCTTCGACCAATGGCAAGTGCAAATGTATAAAGTTGGCATCAAAGTACTTTGAATGCGCAAGTATAAATGGAAGGCTTTATAGACTTAAAGATCTAACAGATGCCATAAAAACGGGCATTGCTTTAGAGAATTTGCAGCAAAAGTCGCCCAAAAAGAGCATGGGAATTTCCAGATCTCGTCGACCAGGAcaatccaaaaaaaagacGAAAAGCCCTAGCGTTGTAGATCCAGAAGAAATTGATGAGAATACTACAGAAATGAAAGATCTAACCAATGCCATAGAAACGGGCACTCCTTTACAGAGGTCGCACCAAAAGTCGCCTAAAAAGAACTTGGGAACTGCTAGATCTCGTCGACCAGGACAAACCAAGAAAGATACGAAGAACTCTATAGTTGTAGAACCAGTAGAAGCCAATGAGAATATTACAGAATTGGCCTTGGAAACCGCCAGATCTCGACGACCAAGACAACCTAAGAAAGATACGAACAACTCTATGGATGTAGATCCAGTAGAATCTGCTGAAAATACTACAGAAATGGACGAAAAATACCCCAATTCAACTAGAAAGCGTTATGGACTAAAAGATAAATCGAAGGACAGGGAATACAAACCTCCCAGTTCTTATCGAGCAGGAAAATCCAATCCGGATCCTACGGATATGAACGATAAACCGGAACCTCGTCGATCTGAGCGCATTACAAATCAAAAGGAGCGACTCTTGATGATGTCTAAGAAACCAGATCTTGAGAATATCGAAAATCGTAGACCTCAAAGCAGTCGTTCAAAAAAACAGGAATCAAAACTCAACAGCATTTCCGGCGACATGGAAGTGGGTATTGCCATTAAAAACAAGCAGCAGAAACAGCAGCGCAAAAATCAACGCCAAAAATTGGGGACTGCCGGACCAAATCGATTAGGAAAATCTAAGAATTCGAAAAGGTTCCAGTCTGTAGATCCACAAAATGTTGTACCTCCATTGAGAGTTGCACCTGTAGTTGATTGGGAAAAAATAGGAGTTCCCAAAGTTGTTCAAGAACCCCAAATAGTATTGAGAAGGAGTGCCAGAATTCAAGAAGCCAAACGCAGAAGAGAGttattggaaaaaaatttaaagaagGATGAAGAAAAACCAAAGCCGAGAAAGGTGCCAAAACCTAGAAAGAAGCTACCTAAGATCCTTGGACACCAGACATGTTGCAAATGCAAAACCAAAATGACTCCTAAGTCATTTTCGACTACGTACTTTGAGTGTGCCGATATAAACGGAAGACTTTATAGACTGGCAGACCTTTCGGAAGATATGAATGTAGGCATGGCTTTCCAAAGGCAGCAAAAAAAATCACAGCTCCAAAAGAGTCGTCGAGTTTTGGGAACGAAGGAACCTCTACCCAAGGATCTCAAGCGCCTTAATcgtaaacataaataa
- the LOC119550070 gene encoding ATP synthase subunit s, mitochondrial codes for MLLLNKLPRIGQLLTSNPKDQRGIWGYVAVAFNQVDADRLAKVGPNRLCAEWIVKNGGGVRFVENPTKLWKDYNSLPGENTQFCLKVVDASNSSIMKIGLEHLKGCKSIDTVIFHNCKHLENDGLEGLHHISSSLERLQVSGCYNITDSGLAAIGELENLRQLVIFDMIFVKNMEAVAANLKRQLPNCDIKATKLGVTLKPKE; via the coding sequence ATGTTGTTATTGAATAAGCTGCCCAGGATAGGACAACTGCTCACGAGTAATCCCAAGGATCAGAGAGGCATCTGGGGCTATGTGGCCGTCGCCTTTAACCAGGTGGACGCCGATCGGCTGGCAAAAGTGGGTCCAAACCGCCTGTGTGCCGAATGGATTGTGAAAAACGGAGGCGGCGTACGCTTTGTGGAGAATCCCACAAAGCTTTGGAAGGATTACAATTCCTTGCCTGGGGAAAATACTCAATTTTGCCTCAAGGTAGTGGACGCCTCCAATTCGTCAATCATGAAAATAGGACTGGAGCATTTGAAAGGCTGCAAGAGCATCGACACCGTGATTTTCCACAATTGCAAGCACTTGGAGAACGATGGTCTGGAGGGACTGCATCATATAAGCAGCTCACTGGAGCGACTGCAGGTTTCCGGCTGTTACAACATCACGGATTCCGGACTTGCCGCCATCGGGGAGCTCGAAAACTTGCGGCAACTGGTCATCTTCGACATGATATTCGTCAAGAACATGGAGGCAGTGGCCGCCAATCTGAAGAGACAGCTCCCGAACTGCGACATCAAGGCCACCAAGCTCGGTGTTACACTAAAGCCTAAGGAGTAA
- the LOC119548995 gene encoding exostosin-2: MTKLKNLMSYVTQSRAISHPNPREHILNCLTYGLLVIVALCAGYLVWDLSNSPRDGFFHGKRDSHKLILDLEHIQEVSLNSEGEQRARNVNCTFWDCLNIYKCEHDRLKVYIYPLQEFVDERTDKVATTLSSEYFQILEAVLKSRYYTSNPNEACLFLPSLDLLNQNVFDKHLSGAALASLDFWDRGANHIIFNMLPGGAPSYNTVLDVNTDNAIIFGGGFDSWSYRPGFDVAIPVWSPRLVRQHAHATAQRKFLLIVAQLNILPRFVRNLRELAVAHSEQLLLLGACEGFDLAMRCPLSQHHKSLEYPRLLSRGKFCLLTRSLRLGQPDLVEIMSQHCIPVIAVDNYVLPFEDVIDWSLASVRIRESELHSVMQKLKAISSVKIVEMQKQVQWLFSKYFKDLKTVTLTALEVLESRIFPLRARSSRQWNAIDTNARSTFNPLFLPSLAPKSQGFTAVILTYDRVESLFLLIQKLAVVPSLQSILVIWNNQKKSPPHLSTFPSISKPLKIRQTKENKLSNRFYPYPEIETEAILTIDDDIIMLTTDELDFGYEVWREFPDHIVGFPSRIHVWDNVTMRWHYESEWTNQISMVLTGAAFHHKYWSHMYTHAMPGDIKDWVDEHMNCEDIAMNFLVANITNNPPIKVTPRKKFKCPECTNTEMLSADLNHMRERSACIDRFSKIYGRMPLRTVEFRADPVLFRDNFPDKLKRYNDIGSL, translated from the exons ATGACCAAGTTAAAGAATTTAATGAGTTATGTGACCCAGTCACGGGCCATTTCACACCCCAATCCCAGGGAGCACATCCTGAACTGCCTGACCTATGGACTTCTGGTGATCGTAGCCCTCTGCGCGGGTTACCTGGTGTGGGACCTCTCCAACAGTCCCCGCGATGGATTCTTCCACGGGAAAAGGGACTCTCACAAACTGATCCTGGACCTGGAGCACATCCAGGAGGTCTCCCTAAATTCCGAGGGCGAGCAGCGGGCCCGGAACGTCAACTGCACGTTTTGGGACTGCCTAAACATCTACAAGTGCGAGCACGACCGTCTAAAGGTCTATATCTATCCGCTGCAGGAGTTTGTGGACGAACGGACCGACAAGGTGGCCACCACGCTGTCCAGCGAGTACTTCCAGATCCTCGAAGCGGTGCTTAAAAGTCGCTACTACACCTCGAATCCGAATGAGGCCTGCCTTTTCCTGCCCAGCCTGGATCTACTCAACCAGAATGTCTTCGACAAGCATTTGTCGGGAGCAGCTCTGGCTTCCCTGGACTTCTGGGATCGGGGAGCCAACCACATAATCTTCAACATGTTGCCCGGCGGAGCTCCATCGTACAACACCGTGCTGGATGTGAACACGGACAATGCCATCATCTTTGGCGGTGGCTTTGACTCTTGGTCGTATCGACCGGGCTTCGATGTCGCCATTCCTGTGTGGAGTCCGCGCCTGGTGCGGCAACATGCCCATGCCACAGCCCAAAGGAAGTTCCTTTTGATAGTGGCCCAGCTTAATATTCTCCCTCGCTTCGTGAGGAACCTGCGGGAGTTGGCCGTGGCGCACAGCGAGCAGTTACTCCTTTTGGGAGCCTGCGAGGGTTTCGATCTCGCCATGCGTTGCCCCCTGTCGCAGCACCACAAATCCCTGGAGTATCCTCGTCTGCTGTCACGCGGCAAATTCTGCCTGCTGACCCGTAGTCTTCGCTTAGGTCAGCCCGATCTGGTGGAGATTATGTCGCAGCACTGCATTCCCGTAATTGCCGTGGATAACTATGTGCTGCCCTTCGAGGATGTGATCGATTGGTCGTTGGCCTCTGTTCGCATACGCGAAAGCGAACTGCATTCCGTGATGCAGAAGCTAAAGGCGATATCTAGTGTGAAAATCGTTGAGATGCAAAAGCAAGTTCAGTGGCTGTTCTCCAAGTATTTCAAGGATCTGAAGACCGTCACGCTGACTGCTCTGGAGGTGCTGGAGAGTCGCATCTTTCCGCTGCGAGCACGCAGTAGTCGCCAGTGGAACGCCATCGACACCAACGCCCGCTCCACCTTCAATCCCCTTTTCCTGCCTTCGTTGGCGCCAAAGTCGCAGGGTTTTACCGCCGTCATCCTCACCTACGATCGCGTGGAGAGTCTCTTTCTGCTGATCCAAAAGCTGGCTGTGGTGCCCTCATTGCAAAGTATTTTGGTGATCTGGAACAACCAGAAGAAGTCTCCACCGCACT TATCCACATTTCCGTCTATATCGAAGCCCTTGAAAATTCGGCAAACCAAGGAGAACAAGCTGTCCAACCGATTCTATCCATATCCGGAAATCGAAACGGAAGCTATTTTAACCATAGACGACGACATCATCATGCTGACAACAGATGAGTTAGATTTTGG TTACGAGGTTTGGCGGGAGTTTCCAGATCACATTGTGGGCTTTCCCAGTCGCATTCATGTCTGGGACAATGTCACCATGCGCTGGCACTACGAATCGGAGTGGACGAACCAGATATCCATGGTCCTTACCGGAGCTGCCTTCCATCACAAGTACTGGAGCCACATGTACACACATGCCATGCCGGGGGACATTAAGGATTGGGTGGATGAGCACATGAACTGCGAGGACATTGCCATGAACTTCTTGGTGGCCAACATCACCAACAATCCACCCATAAAGGTAACCCCTCGCAAGAAGTTTAAGTGCCCGGAGTGCACCAATACGGAAATGCTTTCCGCCGATCTGAATCACATGCGGGAACGGTCGGCCTGCATTGATCGCTTCTCCAAGATCTACGGTCGCATGCCGCTGCGCACGGTGGAGTTCAGAGCGGACCCGGTGTTGTTCCGGGACAATTTCCCGGACAAGTTGAAGCGCTACAATGACATTGGTAGCTTATAA